DNA from Sulfurimonas xiamenensis:
TTTTTTATACCGGCATTAAAAAAGCAATTATAATTTTTGGAGTTTTTATTCTATCTTTGTATTTATACTCTTTTAAAGATTCTGCACAGAGATTAAAAGAGTATAGAAGTGGATTGCTGATAGTTTGGCTGAGCATAGCTATGGTTCCGCTTATTGTCGGTGCTATAAAAGCTGTTTCAAATGTACCTTGCCCATACGATTGTAAATATTTTGGGGGAGAGTATCCATATATAAGAGTTTTTGATAGTATGCCCCAGGAGATAGTAAAAAAATTCAAATGCTATCCAGCCGGCCATGCAAGCGGCGGTTTTGCACTAATGTCGCTATTTTTTCTATTTAAGGAGCGAAAAAACAGATTTATTGCTCTAGGAGTTGCAGTGCTGATTGGCTGGAGCATGGGGTTGTATAAGATGCTGATAGGGCATCATTACTTAGGCCATACTGTGATAACTATGATTCTGGCATGGTTTTTAATCCTGGTAATTTATAAAATCGTAAAATAAATATTGCATTTTGAAATATTATTTGGCAACAAACATTTTTTTCATTACCATAGTATTTAAAAAAGGCATAATATGATTTTAGGAAAATGCCCATACTGCAGTGACGGACACATTGAAGTAAGAGACAAAGAGATAAGCGGTAAAAAAGTTAAACTTTATGCTTGTTCAAATGCGCACTGGAAAACAGAGGATGGAGAGATGTTTGAACTAAGAGAGGATGCTACATGTGATTTTAAAATTTGGCAGAATAGCCTTGCTAGATATGGGAAGTGGCTTACATATAAAGAAGTGAGGGAACTTTTAGAAAATGAAACGATAGAGGTAGAGCTGCTTAGTAAAAAATATGGCAAAAAGATCTACTATAATAAATATATAGTTTTAAATCCTGAGTATGGAGTGAGTGTTTTATGGGATTAGGCTGTAGTAAAAAAGAATGAAAGCAGTTAATATTATACAAAACATAATGCTTTAATAAATCTTTTACATTTATTTGTGTATAATCCACATCCGCTTTGTTGTTTTGACATTAAGCTAGAGTATTTTTATCTATATAGGGATGTATAGATAAAAGTATTGGCATGCAAACAGAGATGCTTGCCTAAATGCAGCAAAGATTGGGTACCAAAGACAAATAGTGAAGCTTATAAGAGGCTTGTCCCTCTCACCTTTAGGTGTGGCTTTAGTGACTAATACAAAAGGCTGAGAGTTATCTTAGTTTTTTTGTGAGATAAAATAGTATAAGGACTTTCAATGAAAGTAAGAGCTTCAGTTAAGAAGATGTGTGATGATTGTAAAGTTATCAAAAGAAAAGGCATTGTAAGAGTAATCTGCAAAGTTAAAAAACATAAACAGAGACAAGGATAATCATGGCTCGTATTTCTGGTGTTGATTTACCTAAAAAGAAAAGAGTAGAGTATGGACTAACATACATCTATGGAATTGGTTTACATGCTTCTCGCAAGATTTTAGATGCGAGTGGAATAGACTATAACAAAAGAGTTTACGAACTGAGCGAAGATGATGTTGCAGCGATCACAAAAGAGATTCGTGCAAATCATATCGTAGAAGGTGATCTTCGTAAGCAAGTAGCAATGGACATTAAAGCACTTATGGATTTAGGTTCATACAGAGGTCTTCGTCACCGTCGTGGTCTTCCATGTCGTGGTCAAAAAACTAAGACAAATGCGCGTACTCGTAAGGGCAAGCGTAAAACTGTCGGCGCAGCGTAAGGATTATACAGATGGCAAAAAGAAAAGCTGTTAGAAAAAAAGTAGTAAAGAAAAATATTGCACGCGGTATATGTCATATCTCTGCATCATTTAACAATACTCTTGTAACTATCACAGATGAAATGGGAAATATGATCGCATGGAGTTCAGCTGGTAGTCTTGGTTTTAAAGGTAGCAAAAAATCTACTCCGTTTGCAGCACAAGCAGCTGTTGAAGCAGCAGTAGAGAAAGCTCAAGTGCATGGAATTAAAGAACTTGGTATTAAAGTTCAAGGTCCAGGTTCAGGTCGTGAAACTGCAACAAAAGCAGTTGGTTCTATCGAAGGAATTCGTGTTACATTTATGAAAGATGTTACACCACTACCACACAATGGTTGTCGCGCACCTAAGCGCCGTAGAGTTTAAGGAGATTACTGATGGCAAGATATAGAGGTCCAGTAGAAAAAATCGAAAGAAGATTTGGAGTTAGCCTTAACCTAAAAGGGGAGCGCCGTTTAGCAGGCAAATCTGCATTAGAAAAACGCCCATATGCTCCAGGTCAACATGGTCAGCGTCGTAAAAAAGTATCTGAGTACGGTTTACAGTTAAATGAAAAGCAAAAAGCAAAATTTATGTATGGTGTTTCTGAGAAGCAGTTCCGCGCACTATTCGTTGAAGCTAAAAGAAGAGAAGGAAACACGGGTACAAACCTTGTTACTTTGATCGAGCAGAGACTAGACAATGTTGTTTACAGAATGGGATTTGCAACAACTCGTCGTTTTGCACGCCAGCTTGTAACACACGGTCACATTTTGGTAGATGGAAAGAAACTTGATATTCCCTCATACCGTGTAAAACCGGGACAAAAAGTTGAAGTTCGCCAGAGCAGCAAAAACAACTCTCAAATTGTTCGTGCCCTAGAGCTTACAAATCAAACTGGCTTGGCTCCATGGGTTGATATCGATGCTGATAAAAAATTCGGTATTTTTACTCGTTTACCTGAGCGTGAAGAAGTTGTTATACCTGTAGAAGAGCGTTTAATCGTCGAGCTTTACTCGAAATAATAGTTAAAAATATAAAAGGCGTAAGAGACATGAAAAAGATTAAAACTACTCCACTTGCTCCTCAAGAGTTTGAGGTAGAGCAGATTAGTGAGAATGAAGCCAATATAATGGCGTATCCGTTTGAGACTGGGTATGCTATCTCTTTGGCTCATCCACTTCGCCGTTTTTTGTTAAGTAGCTCAGTTGGTTATGCTCCAATAGCTATTAAGATTGAAGGTGCTAAACACGAGTTTGATTCAGTACGCGGTATGCTTGAAGATATTTCAGATTTTATTTTAAATCTTAAAGAGATTCGCTTTAAGCTGCTTAATGATGTTACAGAAGCAGAAATTAGCTACAGTTTTGCTGGTCCTTGTACTATTAAAGGAAGTGACCTTACAAATAACGAAGTTGAAGTAGTAACGCCAGAGGCTCACCTTGCTACTTTAAACGAAGACTCTTCACTTAATTTTAGTATTAGAATGGCGAAGGGAATTGGTTATGTAGCTAGTGAAGACACTTATGATGTACTTGAAGAGGGTTATATTGCACTTGATGCTTATTTTACTCCTGTTCGCAGTGCAACTTATAAGATTGAGAATGTGCTTGTAGAAGATAATCCTAACTTTGAGAGAGTAATTTTAAACATAAGAACAGATGGACAGATCACTCCACTTGACGCGTTTAGAAATTCACTTGAAGTTATGTATGCACAATTAGCAGTATTTAACAGTGAAATAAGTGTTAAATCTCCGGCTACTATAGAAAGAGCTGAAGAGAGTCCTGATCTTAAAAAACTAACTATGCATATCGATAACTTAGGTTTAAGTGCGAGAAGTTTTAACTGTCTGGATCGTTCAAATATTAAACTAATAGGTGAGATAGCATTGATGAGCACAAATGATCTTAAAAATGTTAAAAACCTAGGTAAAAAATCATATGATGAGATTGTTGAAAAACTTCAAGAGTTCGGTTATGAAGTTGGCGGCGATCTTTCAGATGATATCGTTAGTGGATTAAAAAAGAAAATAGAAGCTTTATAAGCTGTTAAAAGAGGAATTATAGATGAGACATCGTCATGGATACCGTAAACTAGGTCGTACAAGCTCACACCGTGCAGCTTTACTTAAAAACCTAAGTATTTCGTTAATTGAACATGGTAAAATTGAAACTACTGTTATTAAAGCAAAAGAACTTCGTTCTTATGTTGAAAAACTTATCACTATTGCTGGTAAGGGTGATTCTAATGCTCACAAAGCAGTATTTGCGGCGCTTCAAAGTAAAGAAGCAACAAAAACTCTAGTAAATGAGATAGCTCCTAAGTATGTTGATCGTGCAGGTGGTTACACAAGAATTACTAGAACTCGTATTCGCCGTGGTGACGCTACGACTATGGCATTTATTGAATTAGTATAATTTATACAAAACAAGCGTTCAAGACCTCTCGGTCTTGTCGCTACTCCTCAATATTTCCACATCCCAAACTACTTAAATTATAAAAGTGAGACATTATGAGTAATTTTGCATTTGGAACTTATAGAATAAGTGATATAAATCCGCAACATATTCAAGCCCTAAAAGAGGCTATAGAATCCGGTATAACAATGATAGACACATCTTCAAACTATATGGATGGCGGAGCAGAACGCGCAATTGCAACTGCTTTTAGAGAGTTAGATGAAGATAAAAGAGATGAGATAGAGGTTGTTAGCAAATTCGGCTATATACAAGGAGCAAATCTTAAAGCCTATAAAGAGAATCCTTCAACAATTAGAAATAGTGATGAAATTGTAAAGTATAGTGAGGAGTGCTATCACTCTATATCAAAATCTTTTATGCGTGATGAGTTAAAAGCTTCTCTAGAGCGTTTAGAGATGCAGAAGATTGATTGCTATTTGATTCACAATCCGGAGTACTATATTTTTGATGCAATCAACAGAGGCATTAGCAAAGATGAAAGACTCGATGAGATGTATAGAAGAGTTCAGAATGCTTTTGTAGGGCTTGAAGAAGAGGTTAAAAGCGGAACAATCGGCTCTTACGGGATAAGCTCTAACAGTTTTTCACTTGAACAATCAGATGATGAATTTTTGCCGTATGAAGATCTTATTACATTGGCAGAGAATGCAGCAGAGATAGCCGGAAATAAAACACACAGCTTTACAACCATAGAACTTCCTATCAATATTTTAGAAAGAGAAGGGCTTAAATGCGCATCTTGGGCGAAAAAGAGTGGATTAAGGGTTTTGGCAAACAGACCTCTTAATGCAAAGTATAACAATATGATGTTTCGTTTAGCCGATTATGATGAGAGCAGGGACTATTACCATCATCTTAATGAGTTGATGGAAGTCTGCGATAATGAAAAATTAAGACCTTTGTATAATCTTTTAGAACAACTTGATGCTACTAAACACAAGTATGGATGGATTGGAGATTATGATGTTTTTTTATTTACTCAGATAATACCTCATTTGAAAAAAACTTTAGAAAAGGTTGATGAAGAAAATAGCGAGACAATGCTTATTTTTATTGATCTGTTTCTTACAGAATATAGAAAAATGGTTGCATTTGAGTGCTCAAAAAAGACAAGAGAGCAGTTAAAAGAGTTTTTTAAAGAGTGTAACAGTACAATGCAAGAGTGTGCGATTAGGTTTTTAATGCAGCAGGAGAGTATTGATTATATATTGGTAGGGATGAGAAGACCTACATATATCCATGAAATTCTTTCGTTAAAAAAATAAATAATCTTTTTTATTACTTGTTAAGCAATATTTGCATATCTTATGAATACAATAATATAAATATAACTTTAAAGGATGGATATGATTCCATTTACAGATGAAGAGCTAATGGCTCCGGTGAAAAATGCAATAGAAAAAATTCGTCCATCCCTTGCTTTGGATGGTGGAGATATAAAATTTTTAACTGTTAGAAATTCAAAAGTATATGTACAGCTTAGAGGGGCATGTGTAGGATGTGCCAGTAGCGGAACAACTCTAAAATACGGTGTGGAGAGACAACTTAAAATTGAAATTCATCCGGAAATAACAGTTATAAATGTACCAATTGGTATGGAAAATGAGATAGATAAATTATAAAGAAGTATAAAAATGGGAATAAGTAAATATAAAACATTATCACAGGCTAAAGAAAGTTTCTCTAAATCAGATTATAAAAATGCATTAGAGAAATTTGCCGCGGTTTTGCAAAACTTTCCTAACTCAAAAGAGGCTTACAACGGTGTTATACTGGCAGAGATGGCGCTAAGCGGAGAAGGCGGAGCAGAAGCTCTTTTTGACTATTATGAGATTTTAAAAGAGGAAGACAAAGAGCAGGCGGACACTATTATGAGTGATATTTTGCAAAACATGGACGGCTCAATGGAAAAGTTAAGAGAAGTTTTTGCAGAGCCTATCCGTGATAAAATAGAACTTGAAGATGGAATTCTTTATAAAGATTTTAAAGCTTTAATTGATAGCAATGAGAGTTTTAAAGAGACTTTTGAAAATATTATGTTCTCAACAAAAGTGATTATTACGGAAAAAGAGGATTTTATTGATTTTTTGGAAAATCTTATAGAGCACGGTTTTGCTGAAATGGCACTCTCATATCTTGAAAATGCTTTAAGTGTTTATCCGAGTGACACACTTCTTAGAAAACTGCTTAAAAAACTAGCAGAGGAAAAAACAATTGAAAATTGAGCTTAGCGATGAAGCGTTTAGATATATAACAGAAAATTCAAAAGAGTGCGATAAAGAGACAGCTTTTGTGCTGAGTGCCCAAAACGAAAAATATCTCCAAGATGCAAAAGATAATGGAGCACATTCGATTATAAGTATAAAAGATGTTGCAAACTTATTTGGAATCGATAAGATAAAAATCGTCGGAATAACCGGAACAAACGGTAAAACGACAACGGCGAGCGCGATTTACTCATTTTTGCTTGATTTAGGTTATAAAACAGCCATGCAGGGAACTCGCGGCTTTTTTATGAATGACAAAATAGTAGAAGGTAAGAGTCTTACAACGCCATCAGTGCTCAATACCTACAAACATATTTATCAGGCTGTTGCGGCAGGGTGTGAATTTTTTATAATGGAAGTAAGCTCACATGCTATTGCTCAAAAAAGGATAGAAGGTCTTAATTTTGAGTTGAAAATTTTAACAAATATTACGCAAGACCATTTAGACTATCATAAAACAATAGGTGAATATATAGCTGTAAAAAACAGTTTTTTTGAAGATGAAGGCAAAAAGCTTATAAATAAAGATGAAAAAAAAGCAGCATTTAATTTTAAAAATGCCTTTACTTACGGCATAGAAAACCCTTCGACATATAGACTTATGGCATATTCTCTTAATAATGCGACAAGCGGGATAATACAACATTTTCAAGAGGTTGTTCCTTTTACGGCATCTCTGCACGGATTTTTTAATCTTTACAATCTTATGGCAGCTATTGCGGCAACACATATCCTAACCGGAAAAAAACTTGAAGAGATCGCTGAGGTTGTTGATAATTTTGCCGGAGTAAGCGGTCGAATGGAGCAGGTAAGTGAAGAACCAAATGTTATAGTTGATTTTGCACATACGCCTGACGGAATACAACAGGTGCTTAATGCGCTTAAAGAGAAAGAGCTTTTAGTGGTTTTTGGAGCAGGCGGGGATAGGGACAGAACAAAACGCCCTATAATGGGAAAAGTTGCTGCAAGTTTGGCAAAAAAACTCTATATTACAAGCGATAACCCAAGAAATGAAGATCCTCAAAATATAGTAGATGATATTTTAGAGGGTATTGAAGATAGAAGTATCGTAAATGTTGAACTCAACAGAAAAAAGGCTATTGAGATGGCGCTTAATGAACAAAAAGATGATGAAGTAGTTGTTATACTTGGAAAAGGTGATGAAACATATCAGATTATATATGATAAGCAGTTTCCCTTTGATGACAGAGAAGTGGTTAGGGAACTGCTGAAACAAAAAGATACTTCCAAGGTAATTTAATACTTAAATATAGAGATTAATTATGCGTATAATGAATTCTATGTTTATTTTTGCTATAATTTCGAAAAATATTAAGGATAATAGTTATGGGTATTCCTCAACCGGCATTTTATATATTTAAGTGTGAACAATCAGCTCCTCCTGGTATGCCGAAACCTTCATGTGTGACGCCAGAAACTCAGGATCTTTTTCAGCATTTGGCTCAAAAATTGATGAAAGAGGGCATTATGGGGACAGTACAGCCAATTCGTACTTCATGCTTAAATCGCTGTCTAGCAGGTCCTGTAATGTTGGTAGAGCCTGGGCATTTTATGTATGCAGCTCTTACAAAAGAGAAGATTGACAGAATTGTAGAAGAGCATATTATCGGTGGAAAAGTTGTTGAAGAATTTCTTATAGGTGCTGATATGTGGGATGCACCGATCTCTCCATGTGAGATGAAAAAACAGATGGGAATGTAAAATGACAATAGAGATGTTGTATAGTAAAATTCATCGTGCTACGGTAACAGATGCCAACTTAAATTATGTAGGTTCTATTACTATAGATGAGGAGCTTTTAGAAGCTTCAAAGATGAGAGTCGGACAAAAAGTTGAAATACTCAACATAAATAACGGTGAGAGATTTTCAACTTATGTTATTTTAGGTGAACGCGGCAAAAGAGACATCTGCTTAAACGGTGCAGCTGCTAGAAAAGTTCATAAAGGCGATAAAGTAATCATAGTTGCTTACGCTACATATGATGAAAAAGAGCTAGAAACATACAAGCCAAGAGTTGTTTTAGTTGATGAAAACAACGATATCGAAGAAATTTTGGAAGAGATTTAAATGTTTGAAAATATGGGCGATATGGGCAAGATGCTTGAAGGAATGCAGGAGAACGCTAAAAAACTTCAAGCTGAACTTGAGTCTAAAACCTTTAAAGTAAAAAGCGGCGGCGGCATGGTTGAGGTTGCTATTAATGGCAAGGGTGAAGTAACTGATATTAATATTGATGATTCACTTTTAGAAGATAAAGATTCACTACAGATTTTGCTTATCGGTGCTATCAATGATGCTTATAAAATGGTTGAGCAAAACAGACAAAAAAGCGCTTTGGGTATGTTTGGCGGTATGAATCCGTTCGAGAGCAAATAGGTGTTTATTTTATCTTTGCTGCACAACTTCTCTTTTTTAAACCAAACACTTAAAATACTACCTTTTTATCGCAATAAAAAAGCACTGAATCTTCTTTATAAAAAAGAAGAATTTCAGTTTTTTGTGAAAGTTAATTAGATAAAATTTCGCATGCAAAACTTTGAAAATTTTTTATTAAATCATCTGCCGATATCAAAAAGTATTCACCCTACATATGAAAAAGCATTACAAAAGATGCTTCTTGCCGGAGGGAAAAGATTTCGTCCCGCACTGCTGCTTGGTGTTGTAAATGCATACAATCCTCTTTTGATTGAGGGAGCGTATCATGCCGCATATGCCATTGAACTATTGCATACATACTCATTGATTCATGATGATCTTCCTGCAATGGACAATTCACCTCTTCGCAGAGGAGAGCCGACTCTGCATATAACATTTGATGAAGCAACTGCAATTCTCGTTGGGGATGCGCTAAATACATACTCCTTTGAAGTTTTAAGCAATGCCCCATTTTCGGATTATACAAGAGTCGGTTTAATTAGAGAGCTGGCGAATAACGGCGGTCTTAATGGTATGGTTTTGGGTCAAGCGATTGACTGCTATTTTGAAAATAGACCACTTGGTTTAGATGATGTAAAAATGCTGCATATAAACAAAACAGCAAAATTGATTGCAGCGTCGCTTAAAATGGGTGCACTTATTGTTGACCGCGAAGAGGTGGGCGATAAAATATATGATTTTGGCATAAAACTTGGACTTTTGTTTCAGATTCAAGATGATATTTTAGATGTTACACAAAGCTCAGATGAGGCAGGAAAACTTACAAACAATGATGAAGCAAAAAACAGTTTTGTAACACTGCTTGGGCTTGAAGAAGCGCTAAAAGAAGCTGATACATTGGCAGATGAGTTGATTTTAGAGTTGAAGAGTTTTGATGAGAGTTTAAAAAATGAGCTTTCATCACTTTTGATAGAGTATATAAATAGGCATAAAAGTTAAATTTGATATAAAAATCAAGTTTGTAAAGATCCTCTTGAAGGCATAAAATAAAAACAAGGAATTAATATGAGTGATCAAATGCGTCAGAAAATGGCAAACACTATTAGATTTTTAGCAGCAGATATGGTTCAAGCAGCCAATTCAGGTCATCCGGGCGCACCAATGGGTCTTGCAGATATTGCAGTTGTTTTGAGTGAGCATTTAAATCACAATCCTAAAAATCCATCATGGCTAAATCGCGACAGATTGGTGTTTTCAGGCGGTCATGCGACAGGACTTATTTATTCACTTTATTACCTTTGGGGGTATGGATTAACGATTGAAGACTTGAAAAATTTTCGTCAGCTGGACTCAAAAACTCCAGGACATCCGGAATTTGGCCATACAGAAGGTATTGAAATTACTACGGGTCCTTTAGGGCAGGGAGTTGCAAATGCCGTTGGTTTTGCTATGGCTTCAAAGTTTATGGGTGCGCAGGTAAACTCTGATACTGCAAAAGTTATTGATCATAATGTTTACTGTTTATGTGGTGACGGAGATTTGGAAGAGGGTGTGAGTTATGAGGCGTGCTCGATCGCTGGACACAACAAGCTTGATAACCTGATTCTTATCTATGACTCTAATCGCATTACAATTGAGGGTTCAACTGATTTAAGTATAAGTGAAAATATTCGTCTTCGTTTTGAATCGCAAGGCTGGGATGTTTTAGAGTGTGACGGTCATAATTATGGTGAGATAGAGAGTGCAATAACAGCTGCAAAAGGCAATAAAAAACCGACAATTATCATTGCAAATACAACTATTGCAAAAGGGGGTGGAAAACTTGAAGGTTCTCACCACTCTCACGGCGCTCCTCTTGGCGTTGATGTAATAGCTGAAGCAAAAAAAGCAGCAGGATTTGATGCACAAAAAAGTTTTCATGTAGATGAAGATGTAATGGCTCGTTTTAGATGCGCGATTGAAAAGGGCGATTTGGCAGAAAGAGAGTGGATTCACTCTCTTAAGACGCTTCCTTTAATGGAGCAAAATGAGACTTTAGAAGCTTTGCAAAATCCTGATTTTTCAAAGATTGTGTGGCCGACTTTTGATAAAGCGGATGCTACAAGAAGTACAAATGGAAAAGTTTTAAATGCAATTGCAAAAGCTCTTCCGTGCTTTTTGGGAGGCTCAGCAGATTTAAGTCCATCAAACAAAACAGAACTTGTTGACATGGGTACTTATCCAAAGGGAAGAAATATCTATTTTGGTATTCGTGAACATGCAATGGCTTCTATCGTAAATGCAATGGCGCTTTACGGACCGCTAATGCCGTTTTCAGCTACATTTTTCGTCTTTTCTGATTATCTAAAACCTGCAGCTCGTATCGC
Protein-coding regions in this window:
- a CDS encoding DNA-directed RNA polymerase subunit alpha yields the protein MKKIKTTPLAPQEFEVEQISENEANIMAYPFETGYAISLAHPLRRFLLSSSVGYAPIAIKIEGAKHEFDSVRGMLEDISDFILNLKEIRFKLLNDVTEAEISYSFAGPCTIKGSDLTNNEVEVVTPEAHLATLNEDSSLNFSIRMAKGIGYVASEDTYDVLEEGYIALDAYFTPVRSATYKIENVLVEDNPNFERVILNIRTDGQITPLDAFRNSLEVMYAQLAVFNSEISVKSPATIERAEESPDLKKLTMHIDNLGLSARSFNCLDRSNIKLIGEIALMSTNDLKNVKNLGKKSYDEIVEKLQEFGYEVGGDLSDDIVSGLKKKIEAL
- a CDS encoding phosphatase PAP2 family protein, with the translated sequence MTTKREIIVALASLAAIFFLFEFTNIDIFVQNYFYDEVTQKWLLLHQKGTLLDMLFYTGIKKAIIIFGVFILSLYLYSFKDSAQRLKEYRSGLLIVWLSIAMVPLIVGAIKAVSNVPCPYDCKYFGGEYPYIRVFDSMPQEIVKKFKCYPAGHASGGFALMSLFFLFKERKNRFIALGVAVLIGWSMGLYKMLIGHHYLGHTVITMILAWFLILVIYKIVK
- the rpsD gene encoding 30S ribosomal protein S4, producing the protein MARYRGPVEKIERRFGVSLNLKGERRLAGKSALEKRPYAPGQHGQRRKKVSEYGLQLNEKQKAKFMYGVSEKQFRALFVEAKRREGNTGTNLVTLIEQRLDNVVYRMGFATTRRFARQLVTHGHILVDGKKLDIPSYRVKPGQKVEVRQSSKNNSQIVRALELTNQTGLAPWVDIDADKKFGIFTRLPEREEVVIPVEERLIVELYSK
- a CDS encoding UDP-N-acetylmuramoyl-L-alanyl-D-glutamate--2,6-diaminopimelate ligase, with protein sequence MKIELSDEAFRYITENSKECDKETAFVLSAQNEKYLQDAKDNGAHSIISIKDVANLFGIDKIKIVGITGTNGKTTTASAIYSFLLDLGYKTAMQGTRGFFMNDKIVEGKSLTTPSVLNTYKHIYQAVAAGCEFFIMEVSSHAIAQKRIEGLNFELKILTNITQDHLDYHKTIGEYIAVKNSFFEDEGKKLINKDEKKAAFNFKNAFTYGIENPSTYRLMAYSLNNATSGIIQHFQEVVPFTASLHGFFNLYNLMAAIAATHILTGKKLEEIAEVVDNFAGVSGRMEQVSEEPNVIVDFAHTPDGIQQVLNALKEKELLVVFGAGGDRDRTKRPIMGKVAASLAKKLYITSDNPRNEDPQNIVDDILEGIEDRSIVNVELNRKKAIEMALNEQKDDEVVVILGKGDETYQIIYDKQFPFDDREVVRELLKQKDTSKVI
- a CDS encoding polyprenyl synthetase family protein produces the protein MQNFENFLLNHLPISKSIHPTYEKALQKMLLAGGKRFRPALLLGVVNAYNPLLIEGAYHAAYAIELLHTYSLIHDDLPAMDNSPLRRGEPTLHITFDEATAILVGDALNTYSFEVLSNAPFSDYTRVGLIRELANNGGLNGMVLGQAIDCYFENRPLGLDDVKMLHINKTAKLIAASLKMGALIVDREEVGDKIYDFGIKLGLLFQIQDDILDVTQSSDEAGKLTNNDEAKNSFVTLLGLEEALKEADTLADELILELKSFDESLKNELSSLLIEYINRHKS
- a CDS encoding aldo/keto reductase — encoded protein: MSNFAFGTYRISDINPQHIQALKEAIESGITMIDTSSNYMDGGAERAIATAFRELDEDKRDEIEVVSKFGYIQGANLKAYKENPSTIRNSDEIVKYSEECYHSISKSFMRDELKASLERLEMQKIDCYLIHNPEYYIFDAINRGISKDERLDEMYRRVQNAFVGLEEEVKSGTIGSYGISSNSFSLEQSDDEFLPYEDLITLAENAAEIAGNKTHSFTTIELPINILEREGLKCASWAKKSGLRVLANRPLNAKYNNMMFRLADYDESRDYYHHLNELMEVCDNEKLRPLYNLLEQLDATKHKYGWIGDYDVFLFTQIIPHLKKTLEKVDEENSETMLIFIDLFLTEYRKMVAFECSKKTREQLKEFFKECNSTMQECAIRFLMQQESIDYILVGMRRPTYIHEILSLKK
- the rplQ gene encoding 50S ribosomal protein L17, which encodes MRHRHGYRKLGRTSSHRAALLKNLSISLIEHGKIETTVIKAKELRSYVEKLITIAGKGDSNAHKAVFAALQSKEATKTLVNEIAPKYVDRAGGYTRITRTRIRRGDATTMAFIELV
- a CDS encoding (2Fe-2S) ferredoxin domain-containing protein, which gives rise to MGIPQPAFYIFKCEQSAPPGMPKPSCVTPETQDLFQHLAQKLMKEGIMGTVQPIRTSCLNRCLAGPVMLVEPGHFMYAALTKEKIDRIVEEHIIGGKVVEEFLIGADMWDAPISPCEMKKQMGM
- the panD gene encoding aspartate 1-decarboxylase, which encodes MTIEMLYSKIHRATVTDANLNYVGSITIDEELLEASKMRVGQKVEILNINNGERFSTYVILGERGKRDICLNGAAARKVHKGDKVIIVAYATYDEKELETYKPRVVLVDENNDIEEILEEI
- the rpsK gene encoding 30S ribosomal protein S11 yields the protein MAKRKAVRKKVVKKNIARGICHISASFNNTLVTITDEMGNMIAWSSAGSLGFKGSKKSTPFAAQAAVEAAVEKAQVHGIKELGIKVQGPGSGRETATKAVGSIEGIRVTFMKDVTPLPHNGCRAPKRRRV
- the tkt gene encoding transketolase, yielding MSDQMRQKMANTIRFLAADMVQAANSGHPGAPMGLADIAVVLSEHLNHNPKNPSWLNRDRLVFSGGHATGLIYSLYYLWGYGLTIEDLKNFRQLDSKTPGHPEFGHTEGIEITTGPLGQGVANAVGFAMASKFMGAQVNSDTAKVIDHNVYCLCGDGDLEEGVSYEACSIAGHNKLDNLILIYDSNRITIEGSTDLSISENIRLRFESQGWDVLECDGHNYGEIESAITAAKGNKKPTIIIANTTIAKGGGKLEGSHHSHGAPLGVDVIAEAKKAAGFDAQKSFHVDEDVMARFRCAIEKGDLAEREWIHSLKTLPLMEQNETLEALQNPDFSKIVWPTFDKADATRSTNGKVLNAIAKALPCFLGGSADLSPSNKTELVDMGTYPKGRNIYFGIREHAMASIVNAMALYGPLMPFSATFFVFSDYLKPAARIAALTGIQHFFIWTHDSIGVGEDGPTHQPIEHLSQFRALPNFYVWRPADGAENVEAWKVALEMKKSPSAFVCSRQNLSVLPAAVKGSASKGGYLLASDADATLTLMASGSEVELALKVKEALNANGVKADVVSVPCYDLFIEQDKEYIDSIINPNTKKIAIEAARGLEWYRLADEVIGMDRFGASAPADKLFEKFGFSVESIISKIQ
- the rpmJ gene encoding 50S ribosomal protein L36; the encoded protein is MKVRASVKKMCDDCKVIKRKGIVRVICKVKKHKQRQG
- a CDS encoding NifU family protein, which gives rise to MIPFTDEELMAPVKNAIEKIRPSLALDGGDIKFLTVRNSKVYVQLRGACVGCASSGTTLKYGVERQLKIEIHPEITVINVPIGMENEIDKL
- a CDS encoding YbaB/EbfC family nucleoid-associated protein, which gives rise to MFENMGDMGKMLEGMQENAKKLQAELESKTFKVKSGGGMVEVAINGKGEVTDINIDDSLLEDKDSLQILLIGAINDAYKMVEQNRQKSALGMFGGMNPFESK
- the rpsM gene encoding 30S ribosomal protein S13, yielding MARISGVDLPKKKRVEYGLTYIYGIGLHASRKILDASGIDYNKRVYELSEDDVAAITKEIRANHIVEGDLRKQVAMDIKALMDLGSYRGLRHRRGLPCRGQKTKTNARTRKGKRKTVGAA